One window from the genome of Commensalibacter oyaizuii encodes:
- a CDS encoding ferritin-like domain-containing protein: MSDLEAIYSKLPENLHDLPQPSSDKELEEMNYRVRHWMSSIPGSIKVGSKEHKQMVAQMFRETFNPYRPTFMDWPKLSTDEINRLKSLPIWDIAVHTEGKARLRMAAYVKELLDPEMADAIARNAWEENRHKEVLADLVKFYDIPLASEPPYEAPKDAEWAYMVTGFSECWDSFFAFGLFAIAEKSGFFSKELVETFEPVMQEECRHILLFANWLAWHRANLSWLQRVRFELKVLAVHGFLIYERLGLIKGVDVNGKEYYEDNNFTINGVSELSSQKTTLKEFLQLCLDENTRRFAGYDRRLLRPKTAPILTKLIIKLLPKKLANKQLT, from the coding sequence ATGTCTGATTTAGAAGCGATTTACTCAAAACTACCTGAGAATTTACATGATTTGCCTCAACCTAGCTCTGATAAAGAGTTGGAGGAGATGAACTATCGTGTACGCCATTGGATGAGTTCCATTCCTGGATCAATTAAGGTTGGCAGTAAGGAACATAAACAAATGGTTGCTCAGATGTTTCGCGAGACATTTAATCCTTACAGGCCAACTTTTATGGATTGGCCCAAGTTAAGCACAGACGAAATTAATCGACTGAAAAGTTTGCCTATTTGGGATATTGCCGTACATACTGAAGGTAAAGCACGGCTTAGAATGGCTGCATATGTTAAAGAACTCCTTGACCCAGAGATGGCCGACGCAATTGCACGGAATGCTTGGGAAGAAAATCGTCATAAAGAGGTTTTAGCTGATTTGGTAAAATTCTACGACATACCATTAGCATCTGAACCCCCTTATGAAGCACCCAAGGATGCAGAATGGGCCTATATGGTAACAGGGTTTAGCGAATGTTGGGATAGTTTTTTTGCGTTCGGATTGTTTGCTATTGCTGAAAAATCCGGTTTTTTTTCCAAGGAACTGGTCGAAACATTTGAACCTGTCATGCAGGAAGAATGTCGTCATATCCTATTATTTGCCAATTGGTTGGCTTGGCATCGTGCAAACTTGTCCTGGTTGCAAAGGGTTCGATTTGAATTAAAAGTTCTGGCCGTGCATGGTTTTTTAATTTATGAACGTTTGGGACTGATAAAAGGTGTCGATGTTAATGGTAAAGAATATTATGAAGATAATAATTTTACCATTAACGGTGTCAGTGAATTAAGCAGTCAGAAAACTACGTTAAAAGAGTTTTTACAGCTGTGTTTGGATGAAAATACACGCCGTTTTGCCGGATATGATCGACGATTATTGCGACCAAAAACTGCCCCGATATTAACAAAGTTGATTATTAAGTTATTACCTAAAAAACTTGCAAACAAGCAATTAACTTAG
- a CDS encoding ABC transporter substrate-binding protein: MSSHQQVRNTLIKRRKLILGIGCSALLAGAGIYTYTQTIPNSKRIIEDFPLQSIRIAWPKNEEDSLLTIAQEKDFFKKYGLNVILVPYIATSSQALESLKQRHCDAAVSSALDWLPNLLTGMPAKLLIGISGGNFRLLVSRKQRIDRLADFSGLKIATRPNAQKERLFFSILLRRKGLNPDQNVKWIEMEPEELLPALLSNQVQGIIGNDPFMWEILNNANKQVFELAGSQSGSWSTRINRILGISNDFLSQNPTIVKPLALSLYEASQWQNKHLQQTSVLLADHSKQMNASQILSMLKNQNQNIIPINNKLWEQVAQYIDEFKLLGRISNNVKSSREARQFCLNVPI, from the coding sequence ATGTCATCACACCAACAAGTACGCAACACATTGATTAAAAGAAGAAAATTAATATTGGGAATAGGATGTTCGGCATTACTTGCTGGTGCTGGTATTTATACCTATACTCAAACCATCCCCAACAGCAAACGCATTATAGAAGACTTCCCCCTTCAATCCATCCGTATTGCCTGGCCAAAAAATGAAGAAGATTCGCTATTAACTATTGCCCAAGAAAAAGATTTTTTCAAAAAATATGGTTTGAACGTAATCTTAGTTCCTTATATCGCCACCAGTTCTCAAGCTTTGGAATCGTTAAAGCAACGTCACTGCGATGCTGCTGTTTCATCTGCTTTAGATTGGTTACCAAATTTATTAACAGGTATGCCTGCTAAACTGCTCATAGGAATCAGTGGTGGTAATTTTCGTTTATTGGTTTCCCGTAAACAGAGAATTGATCGTTTGGCAGATTTTTCAGGGCTAAAGATCGCCACCCGCCCGAATGCGCAAAAAGAACGGCTGTTTTTTTCTATTTTGCTAAGGCGTAAAGGACTAAATCCAGATCAAAACGTAAAATGGATTGAAATGGAACCAGAGGAATTGCTACCTGCCTTATTATCAAATCAAGTGCAGGGTATTATCGGCAACGATCCTTTTATGTGGGAAATCCTCAATAATGCAAATAAACAAGTTTTTGAACTGGCTGGCAGCCAAAGTGGCAGCTGGAGTACAAGAATAAACCGTATATTAGGGATCAGTAACGATTTCTTATCGCAAAACCCTACAATTGTAAAACCCCTAGCCTTAAGCCTTTACGAGGCTTCACAGTGGCAAAATAAACACTTACAACAAACTAGTGTTCTATTAGCGGATCATTCAAAACAAATGAATGCTTCACAAATTTTATCTATGCTGAAAAATCAAAATCAGAATATTATTCCCATTAACAACAAATTATGGGAGCAAGTCGCTCAGTATATTGACGAATTCAAACTGTTAGGTCGTATTTCCAATAATGTAAAATCCAGCCGAGAAGCAAGACAATTTTGTCTAAATGTCCCTATATAA
- a CDS encoding ATP-dependent Clp protease proteolytic subunit, whose translation MKFMQNAEHNKVRSDENDPEDPVNPSEQPDNPKKSDEDPASSNALENKLLKERKILIFGEVNDKLAKEVTARLLALAYESDRPIDIYVNSPGGHVESGDTIHDMIRFVDDHAPINMIGTGWVASAGALIFAAGHKDRRLCLPNTRFLLHQPMGGVRGPATDIDIEAREILKMRERLNHIFAKETGHTYEKIAKDTDRNYWMSAKEAIEYGLVSRIMTKWSDLK comes from the coding sequence ATGAAGTTTATGCAAAATGCAGAACATAATAAGGTGCGTTCAGATGAAAATGATCCAGAGGATCCCGTAAATCCTTCTGAACAACCTGATAATCCTAAAAAAAGTGATGAAGACCCTGCTTCAAGTAATGCATTAGAAAATAAACTTTTAAAAGAACGTAAAATTCTTATTTTTGGTGAAGTCAATGATAAGCTTGCCAAAGAAGTTACTGCACGTTTATTAGCATTGGCTTATGAATCTGATCGTCCAATTGATATTTATGTGAACTCTCCTGGTGGGCATGTCGAAAGTGGCGATACTATTCACGATATGATTCGTTTTGTCGATGATCATGCCCCAATCAATATGATTGGTACAGGATGGGTGGCATCAGCGGGGGCATTGATTTTTGCTGCAGGTCATAAAGATCGCCGTCTTTGTTTGCCAAATACACGTTTCTTATTACATCAACCTATGGGCGGTGTTCGTGGTCCAGCAACAGATATCGATATTGAGGCGCGCGAAATTTTAAAAATGCGTGAACGGTTAAATCATATTTTTGCTAAAGAAACTGGGCACACTTATGAAAAAATTGCTAAAGACACAGATCGGAACTATTGGATGTCTGCAAAAGAAGCAATTGAGTATGGTTTAGTCAGTCGTATTATGACAAAATGGTCTGATTTAAAATAA
- a CDS encoding LL-diaminopimelate aminotransferase, whose translation MNEEFHRIRRLPPYVFAEVNAAKKAARARGEDIIDLGMGNPDSNPPPHVVQKLVEATTSSSRVHGYSVSRGITGLRKALTNYYQRRFNVTLDPETEAIVTLGSKEGLANLASAITSPGDTILVPNPSYPIHQFGFIIAGAAVRSIPATPDERMLEALYRAVKHSVPKPTVLIVNFPSNPTADLATLDFYRELVDFAKKESIWILSDLAYAEIYFEDQIPPSILEVPGAKDIAVEFTSMSKTYSMAGWRIGFAAGNPKLIAALTRIKSYLDYGAFTPIQVASVAALNGPQDYVDDMRALYKDRRDTIIKGLHAAGWNVPSPAASMFAWAPIPEPFKHMGSVEFSKLLLKEAQVAVAPGLGFGEHGDDFVRIGMVENTQRLRQACRSIKTFMNKYSK comes from the coding sequence ATGAATGAAGAATTCCATCGTATCCGTCGCCTTCCACCGTATGTCTTTGCTGAAGTAAATGCGGCCAAAAAGGCAGCGCGAGCACGGGGGGAGGATATCATTGATTTGGGGATGGGTAACCCAGACAGTAATCCGCCCCCACATGTTGTACAAAAACTGGTTGAAGCAACCACGTCCTCTTCCCGCGTGCACGGATATTCTGTCAGCCGTGGAATTACTGGTCTGCGCAAAGCACTAACAAATTATTATCAACGCCGCTTTAACGTAACCCTTGACCCTGAGACAGAAGCAATAGTGACGTTAGGCTCAAAAGAAGGCTTGGCAAACTTGGCTTCAGCTATTACCAGTCCTGGGGATACTATATTAGTTCCCAATCCTTCTTACCCTATACATCAGTTTGGATTTATTATTGCGGGTGCTGCCGTTCGCTCTATCCCAGCAACCCCAGATGAAAGAATGCTAGAAGCATTATATAGGGCGGTCAAACACTCCGTACCCAAGCCTACTGTTTTAATTGTCAATTTTCCCTCTAATCCGACAGCAGATTTGGCAACACTAGACTTTTATCGTGAACTGGTGGATTTTGCGAAAAAAGAGTCCATTTGGATTTTATCTGATTTAGCTTACGCTGAAATTTATTTCGAAGATCAAATCCCCCCCTCAATTCTCGAGGTTCCAGGGGCAAAAGACATTGCTGTTGAATTTACCTCAATGTCTAAAACCTATTCAATGGCAGGCTGGCGCATTGGCTTTGCAGCAGGCAATCCAAAATTAATTGCAGCATTAACCCGCATTAAATCTTATTTGGATTACGGGGCTTTTACCCCTATTCAAGTTGCTTCTGTTGCCGCATTAAACGGCCCGCAAGACTATGTTGACGATATGCGAGCCCTCTATAAAGACAGACGCGATACCATTATCAAAGGATTACACGCTGCTGGATGGAATGTTCCCTCTCCTGCGGCATCTATGTTCGCGTGGGCTCCGATCCCAGAACCATTTAAACATATGGGCAGTGTCGAATTTTCCAAACTTTTATTAAAAGAGGCTCAAGTTGCCGTTGCCCCAGGTTTGGGCTTTGGCGAACATGGGGACGACTTTGTTCGTATTGGAATGGTTGAAAATACGCAAAGATTAAGGCAAGCTTGTCGTTCAATCAAAACGTTTATGAATAAATATTCTAAATAA
- the yiaY gene encoding L-threonine dehydrogenase — protein MSTTFFIPPVNVIGTNALSDAVPYIKGHGFKHGLIVTDSFMNKSGAAQQVSDLLAKAGIKTSVYDGTNPNPTVTNVNEGLKILKQNQCDFVISLGGGSPHDCAKGIALLATNGGEIKDYEGLDKPTKPQLPLVSINTTAGTASEITRFCIITDEVRHIKMAIVTSMVTPILSVNDPSLMAGMPPGLTAATGMDALTHAVEAYVSTAASPITDACALKAATLIAENLRTAVKDGKNMVARENMAYAQLLAGMAFNNASLGYVHAMAHQLGGFYGLPHGVCNAVLLPHVQEYNLPKCAGRLKDIAKAMGVDVDNMNDEAGAKACIAAIRSLSKDVNIPANLTELKVKAEDIPTLATNALKDACAVTNPRSGNQAEVEAIFKSAM, from the coding sequence ATGAGTACAACATTTTTCATTCCTCCCGTTAACGTTATCGGAACAAATGCATTAAGTGATGCTGTCCCTTATATTAAAGGACATGGTTTTAAACATGGATTAATCGTTACTGATTCATTTATGAATAAATCTGGTGCTGCTCAACAAGTCTCTGATTTATTAGCAAAAGCTGGTATTAAAACTTCAGTTTACGACGGCACTAATCCAAACCCGACGGTAACTAACGTAAATGAAGGATTGAAAATTCTTAAACAAAACCAATGTGATTTTGTTATTTCTCTTGGTGGTGGCTCTCCTCATGACTGTGCAAAAGGAATTGCTCTCCTTGCAACAAATGGCGGTGAAATTAAAGATTACGAGGGATTGGATAAACCAACCAAACCTCAATTACCTTTAGTCTCTATCAATACAACAGCAGGTACAGCCAGCGAAATAACCCGCTTCTGTATTATTACCGACGAAGTACGTCATATCAAAATGGCAATCGTTACATCTATGGTGACACCAATTCTTTCTGTTAATGATCCTTCATTAATGGCTGGGATGCCTCCTGGATTGACTGCTGCAACGGGTATGGATGCTTTAACCCATGCTGTAGAGGCTTATGTCTCAACTGCAGCTTCTCCGATTACAGATGCATGTGCGTTAAAAGCGGCAACCTTGATTGCTGAAAACCTACGCACCGCTGTAAAAGATGGTAAAAATATGGTTGCTAGAGAAAATATGGCCTATGCTCAATTATTGGCTGGCATGGCATTTAACAATGCTTCTCTTGGCTATGTTCATGCGATGGCACATCAATTGGGTGGTTTCTATGGACTTCCTCATGGGGTTTGTAATGCTGTCTTGTTACCTCATGTTCAAGAATACAATCTACCTAAATGTGCTGGTCGTCTAAAAGATATTGCCAAAGCCATGGGTGTTGATGTTGATAACATGAATGACGAAGCTGGTGCCAAAGCATGTATCGCTGCTATTCGCTCATTATCAAAAGATGTTAATATTCCAGCAAACTTAACTGAACTTAAGGTAAAAGCTGAGGATATCCCAACACTGGCTACAAACGCATTAAAAGATGCATGTGCAGTAACCAATCCGCGTTCTGGTAATCAAGCAGAAGTGGAAGCTATCTTTAAATCTGCAATGTAA
- a CDS encoding carbohydrate porin — translation MALFCIKNSLLRKKEFYILFSIMFGGSATFLNSFAKAEDEGQKASAVKSVDSDSDVSMSGLTDWHLVPAGGGGDWKTAIGRVQSNAKDIAKIEKEGNPLLPQPEHLFGDWGGIQPWLYQRGINFNLDNQNEFAGNITGGKKKGATNAGAVDANLDVDWATLVGRNWLTDGLVSHMTVLGRYGSPVSKLVGENITSVQEIYGAGGNVVAKLVNLYNDKYFMDGKIVTSFGRTNVGGFYATSPIHCYFMNNGLCGNPKPLTGQAGGFNAWPDSTWGITTLFRPLPEFYIRIGMFQVNRYTYGNEGGKRAGWAAIVRTAGNAGGEFPIEMGYEPRWGKNELVGHYKIGFAYDTSPYPVWGSGLNGQHITAMNGADQRWKRGRDVEWLLLDQMIHRNGPGDLNGVIGYVGFVHSNPLTFQRQNQVIVGMIDTGFWKARPMDAFGILFIHQIMSGKMRDAQRYNLAHGFPIGNIGGATGIQTSETSFELTYIIHVYRGIRFQPDFQYEIHPNAQKNIKDAAFLGFKSRVDF, via the coding sequence ATGGCATTATTTTGTATTAAAAACAGTCTGTTACGTAAAAAAGAATTTTATATACTTTTTAGCATAATGTTTGGGGGATCTGCCACTTTTTTAAATTCTTTTGCTAAGGCAGAAGATGAAGGGCAAAAGGCCTCTGCTGTTAAATCAGTGGATAGTGATAGTGATGTCTCAATGAGTGGCCTGACCGATTGGCACTTAGTGCCAGCTGGTGGTGGTGGTGACTGGAAAACGGCAATTGGTCGTGTACAAAGTAATGCCAAAGATATCGCAAAAATTGAGAAAGAAGGAAATCCACTTTTACCGCAACCTGAGCATCTTTTCGGAGATTGGGGGGGAATTCAACCTTGGTTATATCAGCGTGGGATCAATTTCAATCTTGATAACCAAAATGAGTTTGCTGGGAATATTACAGGGGGTAAAAAAAAAGGGGCAACCAACGCCGGTGCTGTTGACGCTAACCTTGACGTTGATTGGGCGACTTTGGTTGGACGTAATTGGTTAACCGATGGTTTGGTTTCCCATATGACAGTTTTAGGACGTTATGGTTCCCCTGTCAGTAAATTAGTTGGAGAGAATATAACCTCGGTTCAAGAAATTTACGGTGCTGGGGGAAATGTTGTTGCAAAGCTTGTAAACCTTTACAACGATAAATACTTTATGGATGGTAAAATTGTTACCTCTTTTGGTCGTACAAACGTTGGTGGATTTTATGCGACCAGCCCTATTCACTGTTATTTCATGAATAACGGGCTTTGCGGAAACCCAAAACCATTAACTGGACAGGCAGGAGGGTTTAACGCTTGGCCAGATTCAACATGGGGAATTACCACTTTATTTAGACCTTTACCTGAATTTTATATTCGTATTGGTATGTTTCAAGTCAATCGTTATACTTATGGTAATGAGGGTGGTAAACGCGCAGGTTGGGCCGCAATTGTTAGAACTGCAGGTAATGCGGGGGGAGAATTCCCTATTGAAATGGGGTATGAACCACGTTGGGGTAAAAATGAATTAGTTGGGCATTATAAGATTGGCTTTGCTTATGATACCTCTCCTTATCCAGTATGGGGTAGCGGATTGAATGGTCAACATATTACTGCGATGAATGGTGCAGATCAACGATGGAAACGGGGCAGGGATGTTGAATGGTTGTTACTTGATCAAATGATACATCGTAATGGCCCTGGTGATTTGAATGGTGTTATTGGATATGTTGGTTTTGTACACAGTAATCCTTTGACATTTCAACGCCAAAACCAAGTCATTGTCGGTATGATTGATACAGGGTTTTGGAAAGCAAGACCAATGGATGCATTCGGTATTTTATTTATCCATCAAATTATGAGTGGTAAAATGCGTGATGCGCAACGTTATAATTTGGCTCATGGTTTTCCTATTGGAAATATTGGGGGTGCAACAGGAATTCAAACGTCTGAAACGTCTTTTGAGTTAACTTATATTATTCATGTTTACAGAGGTATTCGTTTCCAACCTGATTTTCAGTATGAAATACATCCAAATGCGCAAAAGAACATCAAGGATGCTGCATTTCTTGGATTTAAAAGCCGTGTAGATTTTTAG
- a CDS encoding homoserine dehydrogenase, with amino-acid sequence MSNPSSQKPLKLGIAGLGTVGAGVVRLLQTNAQSVTHRAGRPIEIIAISAKNRDKNRGIDLSHIQWYDNPLDLAADPNIDIIVELIGGANGIAHELVYAALNANKGVVTANKALIALHGNDLAKLAEQKKLPLLFEAAVAGGIPVIKTIKEALTADRLKRIGGILNGTCNYILTAMAKTGCQFDEILKETQELGYAEADPSTDIDGFDAAHKLAILASLGFGHTINFKDVFVEGIRGINPCDLHYAQELGYVIKLVGMAQQHKDNRIELRVHPALLPNDAPLARVNGVTNAVFTEGEFSGRLMLEGAGAGEGPTSTAVSADIIDLARGNTIPMWGTDWNGLTPATVIPQSEFNKAYYIRLMVVDQPGVVADIATILKEHHVSLRSLLQHGTITTQTQKEIVPIILVTHQTRENSLLQALEAIQKLPVITEKPVMIRIEEA; translated from the coding sequence ATGAGTAACCCGTCTTCCCAAAAACCTTTGAAATTAGGTATTGCTGGTCTTGGGACAGTAGGGGCAGGTGTTGTACGTCTTTTACAAACCAACGCCCAATCTGTGACACACAGAGCTGGACGCCCTATTGAAATTATTGCCATTAGTGCAAAAAATCGGGATAAAAATCGGGGAATTGATCTGTCCCATATTCAATGGTACGATAATCCGTTAGATCTTGCTGCTGATCCAAATATTGATATTATCGTTGAATTAATTGGCGGGGCAAACGGGATTGCTCATGAATTGGTTTACGCTGCATTAAATGCAAACAAAGGTGTTGTAACCGCCAACAAGGCGTTAATTGCGTTACATGGTAATGATTTAGCAAAATTAGCAGAACAAAAAAAATTACCCTTATTGTTCGAAGCAGCCGTTGCTGGCGGTATTCCTGTCATTAAGACAATTAAAGAGGCATTAACAGCAGATCGTTTAAAGAGAATTGGTGGTATCTTAAACGGAACCTGTAACTATATTTTAACCGCTATGGCTAAAACAGGATGTCAGTTTGATGAAATCCTGAAAGAAACCCAAGAACTGGGATATGCCGAAGCTGATCCATCCACCGATATTGATGGCTTTGATGCAGCTCACAAACTTGCTATTTTGGCAAGTTTGGGTTTTGGGCATACAATCAATTTCAAAGATGTTTTTGTTGAAGGGATTCGTGGGATTAACCCCTGTGACCTTCATTACGCTCAGGAATTGGGCTATGTAATTAAATTGGTTGGAATGGCACAACAGCATAAAGATAATCGGATCGAATTACGAGTTCACCCAGCTCTATTACCTAATGATGCTCCTTTGGCACGGGTCAATGGGGTAACCAATGCCGTGTTTACTGAAGGTGAGTTCTCAGGACGCTTAATGTTAGAAGGTGCTGGTGCTGGCGAAGGGCCAACTTCTACAGCCGTCAGTGCTGATATTATTGATTTGGCACGAGGAAACACCATTCCCATGTGGGGAACGGATTGGAATGGATTAACCCCAGCCACTGTCATCCCTCAATCCGAATTCAATAAAGCTTACTATATTCGTTTGATGGTTGTTGATCAGCCTGGTGTTGTGGCCGACATTGCCACTATTTTAAAAGAACATCATGTTTCTTTACGCAGTTTATTGCAACATGGAACAATAACCACACAAACGCAAAAAGAAATCGTCCCCATTATTTTGGTAACTCATCAAACCAGAGAAAACTCATTATTACAGGCATTAGAGGCTATTCAAAAGCTGCCTGTTATCACAGAAAAACCTGTTATGATTCGTATAGAAGAAGCATAA
- a CDS encoding beta-glucosidase, whose amino-acid sequence MKLSQFFLTTSILATLPCTVLAMEPVWKDVKSPPGVRAKALVNAMTQDEKLQLVMSRYALGNGPKHHKIPEGALGSAGYVPGIPRLGIPAQQITDAGLGVTNPNQVRPNDGATGMPSGQILSGTFDPDLAYEAGKVMGKEAFHRGFNVLLGGGTVLVRDPRNGRNFEYLGEDPLLAGNIAAAQIQGVQSQHVLSTVKHFAFNAVETNRMKVDMKIGERAGRESDLLAFEIAVKQGEPGAIMCAYNKVNGIYSCENSYLLQLPKKAWGYRGYILTDWGATHSTVAAANAGLDQESAAEFDAKEYFGKPLKIAIKKGEVPQGRLDNMAYRILYSMIHSGLYDHPATKSFEPEDVAAHEAVAQQVAENGMVLLKNHHNILPLSPNIQSIAIIGGNADKGVLSGGGSSQVTARGGNIISKTGPKTWPGPISYFPSSPMKAIEALAPKARVNFASGENIQAAVDLAKQSDVAIVFATKWSAEAFDSADLQLSDAQNKSIEAVAKTGKPVVVVLETGNPVEMPWLHDVDAVLAAWYPGTAGGPAIANILFGRVNPSGRLTTTWPKALSQVPYPYIEGAGKIINADPGKRPQYSSDNQVVSSIDLNEDGANVGYRWYEQKRLTPLFPFGYGLSYTTFKYKKLNIVKNFTSDKHTMIANVTVKNTGNRDGADVIQVYGKMPDGSPSRLLGFRKVDLKAGETKTFDVPLFPASLSHYEPAKHDWEIVPGNYEIFVRPDALSHEGLKTTMHLDKIDLPD is encoded by the coding sequence ATGAAATTATCACAATTTTTTTTAACTACCTCTATTCTCGCAACTCTACCTTGCACAGTATTGGCTATGGAACCTGTATGGAAGGATGTTAAATCTCCCCCAGGGGTTCGTGCCAAAGCACTTGTTAATGCCATGACGCAAGATGAAAAATTGCAATTAGTCATGAGTCGCTATGCACTGGGAAATGGTCCTAAACATCACAAGATTCCTGAGGGGGCACTAGGTTCTGCTGGATATGTCCCTGGTATTCCAAGATTGGGTATCCCAGCACAGCAAATTACTGACGCAGGCTTGGGTGTTACAAATCCCAATCAGGTCAGACCAAACGATGGTGCAACAGGGATGCCCAGTGGGCAAATCTTATCAGGAACATTTGATCCTGATTTGGCCTATGAAGCAGGCAAGGTTATGGGGAAAGAGGCATTTCATCGTGGATTTAATGTATTATTAGGAGGAGGAACCGTTTTGGTTCGTGACCCTCGTAATGGCCGTAATTTTGAGTATTTGGGTGAAGACCCTTTGTTAGCTGGAAATATCGCTGCTGCGCAAATTCAAGGGGTACAAAGTCAACACGTTCTTTCAACAGTCAAGCATTTTGCTTTTAATGCTGTTGAAACGAATAGAATGAAAGTCGATATGAAAATTGGAGAGCGAGCAGGCAGGGAATCCGATTTATTGGCTTTCGAAATTGCTGTAAAACAGGGCGAGCCTGGTGCAATTATGTGCGCTTATAACAAGGTTAATGGTATTTATAGTTGTGAAAATAGTTATCTACTACAACTACCTAAAAAGGCTTGGGGATATCGCGGTTATATTTTGACAGATTGGGGGGCTACCCACAGTACTGTTGCAGCAGCAAATGCAGGATTAGATCAAGAATCTGCTGCTGAATTTGACGCAAAAGAGTATTTTGGTAAACCATTAAAAATTGCTATAAAGAAGGGAGAGGTTCCACAGGGACGGTTGGATAACATGGCCTATCGAATTCTGTATAGTATGATCCATAGTGGCCTTTACGATCATCCAGCAACCAAATCTTTTGAGCCAGAGGATGTTGCCGCTCACGAGGCTGTTGCGCAACAAGTTGCAGAAAACGGAATGGTTTTATTGAAAAACCATCACAATATACTGCCTTTATCACCCAATATTCAAAGTATCGCAATTATTGGTGGTAATGCGGACAAAGGCGTTTTATCTGGGGGTGGATCATCTCAAGTTACTGCAAGAGGTGGAAATATTATTTCAAAAACTGGGCCTAAAACATGGCCTGGTCCCATATCTTACTTTCCTTCTTCTCCGATGAAGGCAATTGAAGCTTTGGCCCCAAAAGCGAGAGTGAATTTTGCATCGGGCGAGAATATTCAAGCCGCTGTTGATTTAGCAAAGCAATCAGATGTGGCCATTGTCTTTGCAACGAAATGGAGTGCAGAAGCCTTTGATTCTGCAGATTTACAGCTTTCTGACGCCCAAAATAAATCGATTGAGGCCGTCGCAAAAACGGGTAAACCTGTTGTTGTTGTGCTTGAGACAGGCAATCCAGTGGAAATGCCTTGGTTACATGATGTCGATGCTGTATTGGCCGCATGGTACCCAGGTACAGCAGGTGGCCCAGCGATTGCTAATATATTATTTGGTAGGGTTAACCCGTCTGGTCGTTTGACCACAACGTGGCCAAAGGCATTAAGTCAGGTTCCATATCCTTATATTGAAGGTGCTGGAAAAATCATTAACGCAGATCCAGGAAAACGTCCGCAGTATTCTTCTGATAATCAAGTTGTTTCATCGATAGATTTAAACGAGGATGGGGCGAATGTTGGATATCGGTGGTATGAGCAAAAAAGACTAACCCCTCTTTTCCCCTTTGGTTATGGATTATCTTACACAACTTTTAAATATAAGAAATTAAACATTGTTAAGAATTTTACTTCTGACAAACATACGATGATTGCAAATGTAACGGTTAAAAACACTGGTAATCGAGATGGTGCTGACGTTATCCAGGTTTACGGTAAAATGCCTGATGGTTCCCCAAGTCGTTTACTTGGCTTTAGAAAAGTTGATTTGAAAGCAGGTGAAACTAAAACTTTTGACGTTCCATTATTTCCTGCTAGCCTTTCACATTACGAGCCTGCAAAGCATGATTGGGAAATTGTTCCAGGTAACTATGAGATCTTCGTAAGACCTGACGCTTTATCCCATGAAGGGTTAAAAACAACCATGCATTTAGATAAAATTGATCTTCCTGACTAA